The window GCCCCGCATTTCGTTTCGCTGCCTTTATCCGTCTGCAAGGGGCTCGGGCGTGTTGGGGTTTGGCTCCCTGcgcccccttccccatcctctcAGCccgccctcccctgccccctgctCAGCGAAGCAGGCCAGCCTCCTCGGATAGGTTTTCTCTTTATTGTTCGATATATTTACGTACCACATTATAAGTTAAagatagacttttttttttttttctgatatacatttttcatcttatttacCACAATTACACCACACATACATTGGAAACAGCTCCACGGATCTGGTAGATTGCACAGAATGAGTTTTGtcttagttttgtttctgtatcCTGAACGACGTCAAATccaacaatatatatatatttttcttttcataatttagaaataacaattgttaaaatgaaacaaaacaaaacaaaacaaaatcaccgAGAAATGGACTCCGGGTCTGTGATTTCAACCAGAGGCAAAATGTGATCGATGGGCAGCGCCGTTCCTCGGTGTGAGTCCGGGTGGAAGAATTAAGCAGTCCTGGCATCGCCGCGGCCACGGTGTAAACGCTGCGGTCATCAGCCGGTGCGTGGGCTTGCTGGGCTGGTCACACAATCCGGGGCTCATTTACTTCTCTCTCAACCAgtgtaaaagaaaggaaggtcCCTGTTCCCAGTGCCCGCAGCTTGCTAGCACAAAGCCCCAGTCCCATCGGATCGGCGCCTGTTTCACCTCCTGAAGCACCGAATTGCAGAGCTGTGAGGAGCAGTAAAGCTGCGATCGGTTCCCGACTGGTCCTTCGCGGGGGGCCAAGCTTCAGGCAACTAGTGAGGAGATCGGGATGGGGCACCAcgtattttcctttaaaacattctaaataacaaaaaaatatatttaactctTAGCTTATTTAAAAAGATGGCAGGGCGAACACTGTCTTCTCTTCTTATCTCATTTAATTTGCAGATTTCTATGACATAGAATTTGTTGGATGCACGTAACGAAAATAATGACTCTCTTCATTCAAGGGATGCGGATTTTTTTGGCTATGCGGATGTTCGATGCGATTCTCttcctgcagccagctctggccCTTCCTTAGTCTTCCGCGTTGGTTCTGAAGGCCTCTATGAGGCCTTCCAAAGAGTGGATGAACCCCGAGACGCTGCAGATACCACCTATAACAAAAATGGCGACGTCGAAGAAGACATGGTGCCACAAGAGCTTCCTCCACAAGAGTTTGAGGTGGAAAAGACTGGGGAGCAGGAAGCAGAGCCCTGCGCCTGTGAGGCTCCCGGTAAGACCCATCAGGAGGGCAAAATGCGGGACATAGATGGCCATGAGCAGGGTGAAGACTACCAGGGCACATCTGAGGGTGAGTCCCCAGGACTTGAGCCGCCCGTCGCCCCCGTAGCAGTTGGGGAAGAACGCCCTGTTTCCATCCTGGAAGAGGGATCGCTCCAGGACTTCCACAGCTGCAAAGAACGGCAGGGGGTAGGAGAGCAAAGCTttggccaccaagaagatgtTGACTACTGCCCTAATGGTGGATGGCAAGTTGTCTGTGATGACCTCCTTGGTCTCATCAGCCCAGGTCAGATAGGCGACCAAGGCAAAGAGTCCCTTAAGGATGCAAGCTGCTATGTGAGTCCAGTTCATCATGCAGTGGAACTCCTTGGGGTTCTGCATGTTCCCCTCCAAGGAAGGCAGAAAGATCTGAGAGGTGTAGCTGAAGACGATGATGCCAATGGAGATGGGGAATTTCTTCACATCAATGTAAAACTTGACTTTGTCCCACGCCCAGTCGCGTGCCCTGGACAGGCAGTAGGCGATCACCAGGATGTTGATCACAAAGTGGGCCAACGTGCAGAGCAAGCTGAACTTGGAGACTGCCTTGAGGTTCTTCAAGAATGCGCAAGGCAGGAGCACGGCCGTGGCAATGATGGACCACGACTTCTGGGAGACAGGCAGGTTGGGGAAGCTGTTGTACATCAGGTTCCCACTGACCACCACATAGAGGATGCAGGTCATGACCAGCTCAATGATCTGAGCCACGTTCACAATTCTGCCTCCGAGCGTGGGGAAGCGGGGCGCACAGCACGCGTTGGCTATGTCCACGTAGGAGTCTCTCACCCTGACTATCTCCCCATCCTCATTCTCTTCATAAAGACAGGCAATAAGGATTTTCCCAGTGTAGCAGCAAACCACCGCagcaaaaattattaaaaagagTCCTAGGTATCCACCATGAAGGATGGCATAGGGCAGGCCCAGAACAAACATCCCCTAGAAAGAGACAAAATGGAAACCATGTTGCTCGTCTCACCGAGGGGACCAGGCGGGCGCCTGCACCCAGGCACCCGCAGGCACGCGCGCGTGCACGCGCACGCTGCCTTGCTCACACACGGTGACACCAACGCAGCCGTCCCACACGCACACCACACAATCACGGCCACGCACGATCACACACAACCCCTTTTTCTCTCCGCCCACGCAATTGCCCACGCAGCCACACGCGTGTCCTCGTGCACACCCACATAATCACACCCCAGGGTGCCCAGAGCAAGCAAGCACGGTTGGGCTTTGCCCAAATCTCCACCCTgtctgtccccagcccctctcgGTGCACCTAGACCCCTTCACCCACTGGCACTGCCCCAAAGCTGGGGACACACATGGGGGGGGTGGCCTAGCCCCCCCCAGCGCGTCCCCCCCCACCAAagcctccccatcccacccgctgCAGGGGAGGTGGGCAACACGAGGAGATGCggatttggattatttttttttggttgattgattttttttttggttgggtAGGTgggtttttccatttctttttttttttttttcttttttcccccaggggCATTGCGGTCACCCCGGTGCGGGGATGGGAGCGGGGGACAGCGcgtcccggtgccggtggcAGCGGGTGCCCGGGCGTACCTGGATGGCGTTGGTGACATTCCAGCCCGCCTCCCACGCCGTGATCTTGGGCTTGCCCTGCCCGGAGAGCTCGGAGCAGACCCCCGCGTCCTTGGAGGCGGAGGGCGGCAGGGGGCCGGTGCCGTCCCTCTGGTAGTGGATGTCCCCCTCCAGGGGCGGCTCGCCGCCCTCCTCGCCTCCCTCGCCCTTGAGGATGTCCATCTGCAGCCCCTGCCGGTGCTCCATGTCCAGGTCGTCGCAGTGGGCGAAGCCCACCGCCTCCTCGTCGGTGGCCGCCTGGAAGCCCATCCTGGCGAACATGCCGCTCATCTTCGCCTGGGACTTGTTGGACACGGAGGTGGCCACGTTGGAAAGCTTGCTGCGGAGGAGCGTGGCCATGGTGGCCGCTCCGGACCCGGCGGTCGGACGGACCCGACGGGGatggcgggcggcggggggcggccgggagccGGGCTCCGGGAAAAGGGCGGCGGGGGCGGTGCGGGGGGGCTCTGCCGAGCCGCTACCTCCGCTCCCGGGCGCGGTGCGAGCGGCTGCGCTGCGGGCGGCCCTGGGGCATGCCCCCGCGGCGGGCAGGTGCGGGAGCGCAGCTCCCCGCCCGCTCCGCGCCCCTCCGCCGGTCCCCGCGGCCGGGCTCtgctggggggcggcggcgggaggctgTGCCCGGAGGGAGGCTGTCCCCGGACGCTGCTGTGCTGTCCCCGGACGGAGGCTGTCCCCGGACGGAGGCTGTCACCAGCGGGCGGCTGTCACCAGACGGGCAGAGCGAGCCCCTGGCAGAGCGCGCCGCGTCTCCATCGCAGTGCGCCCACCTCGCGGGGagaagagaggggagaggagtgCTGCAGTTCTGGGGGAGGTACCAGCGGCCCCGGCCAAGCCCAGCCTCCCCCCCGCGGCACGGCGACACCCacgcccgccgggccccgccagCAGCGCCGcagcgcggcccccccccggcccccagcccccgccgccgcgccccggccccttccccgctCCGGTACGGGGGCGGCCGAGGCAAAAGGGCCCCCCCCGAAGGGGCGGACAAAGGGGTTCCCGACCGCTCCTTAACGGAATTTTCCTCCCCAGAAGCCCTCCCTTTTATTTGCCCTACCCAAAATTACGCGCGGCCCCTttggaggctgggggcagcttgggcaggggagcccccagcagctgcggGGCACGGCgtgccgggggggtggggggggggggggtgaaccGGCTTGCCATCGGTGTGCCACCGGCGTGCCGATGTGCCAAGGTACCACCGGTGTGCCACCGACGTGCCAAAGTGGCACCGGAGTGGCACCGACGTGTGCCAAAGTGGCACCGGAGTGGCACCGACGCGCCACCGGGGTGCCGAGCCGGGTTCTCCTTGCGCTCCCCTCGGTCTTCAGGCAGAGATTCCCCTTTCCTCTACAAAACACATCTGCAGAGCTCGGTCTTTGCGTTTCGCCTCCGAACGCCCGCGCTGGTTTGGCACGGAGGAGCCTGGCCGCGGTTCTTTGTTCGCGTGTTTCCGAGGTGCGCAGCCGGGAGAGAGGAAGGGGGCCTTTCCCCAAAGGGGGGCAGCGGgcaagtttctttcttttggaaggTAAAAAGGAGCTTCCGctttatttggttttatttttgaattacagaagaagggaaaagcCAGCGCTGAATTATTTCCTACTAtcggggcagggagaggggagggatgCGGATGCAGGTGGGATGCGGCATCGAGCAGAGCTTCCAGAAAACGCCTTGAatacccccctttttttcttttcttccccccccctttttttttatttattttttttttctgacggaagggggaagaaaattGGGTGCAAAGCGGCTGAAATGCGTCAGAAAGAAACATCCCCAGTGAGGGTTTCTCACGGGGCTCTCTCGGCCGCTGCTTCCCCGCTGACACCGGACCccaaataatataaaaaatattttttaaaatgttaaaaaataataataaaagcgAGGGAAAAGAAGACGGCGAGGCACGGCGTCTCCCTGCCTTCGCTGTGCGGGGGAATTATCACATATCAGTGCACAAATAGGTcgagaaagcaaaagaaaaaagaaaaaccaaaaccccaaaaaccCAACGGCTGCGACGATGAGCACCTCGGGGGTTAATTCAAcgattttgttgttgtcgttgcTTCTtcgttttgttttccttgtttgtttgttttgatttgattttgttcttaatttaGCCTGAGACGAGTTCATTGTAAAAGAGGACGTGAAGGAGACCTATTTctaggggctgcagggggcatcggggagggggaaaaaaaatcgaAACGAAAATTCACCCAAATCGCCGCCTGGTGCGTGAATATTCCCTAAAACCGCCCTGGCgcaacccccccagccctcccctcggccctgccctgctgcagccgggggggctccgccgcagccccccgcagccccccagcgcccccaggtcccggggaggggaaggggaccCCGGCACCGCGCCTGGTGGGGGAGAGGGGCTTTGGGAGAGGGGATTGGGGAGGGGGGTTTTAGGAGGGGGGCTTTGGGAGGGGGGTTTTAGGAGGGGGGCTTTGGGATGCTCACTGCGTGGTAAGGATGCGTCGGGCTCCGGAGGCacctttttagaaaaaaaaacgaTTAAAAACGAACaaaccaaaatcaaaaccaaagaaaGCCCCCAGAGCTGGGGGAGAAGCCCCGCTCCGtcgggggggctgccccggccggGCTctgcgaccccccccccccccgtcggATCGTGCCTCCGGGGGAGGATGCTTGGggcgggggtgccggggggggggaaatcttCACCCGACCCCCCCGGCAAGTCCCTTGCCGAGCCTTGGACACCGAGACAATgctgcaagggggggggggggggcggagatGCAGGTGATGCGGGGGGGTGTGAGCGATGCCGAGGGGACAGGAGGCGCAGGGGACCCGAggggtgctggaggtggcccCGGGGTGCCCCTGGGTTCAGGCTCCCGCATTTCCCCGCCGCGTCTCCCCCcttgtggcccccccccccagccacaaTCCCCGGCCCTGCCACCCCTCCTGCCCCGGGCCcgaaggagaaggggaaggagaattTCTTCGGCAGCgcctggaaagaaaagcaacccTGAACTTGGAGCAGCGGCCAGAAACGGGGGCAAACCGcacaggaggaaggggaaattaataataataatagtaatagtaataataataataataacaataataataataataataataataataataacaataataataataataacaataaaatgaaataaaaaaagaaaacaaaaggggaaagaggcagaggaagagaaggagaagagaagcgCGCAGAGGCgggggggagggctggggcaTTTACCTCTGCTGCTTGCCCCATCGCTGCCCGCGGCTGGAGGGGATGCGGGATGCGGGATGCGGGATGCGGGATGCGGGATGCGGGATGCGGGATGCGGCCGCGTCACTCCCGGCTCCCCCTAACTCCTAATTACCCCGAGCAGGATAAACCGAGGCAAACCTTATCCAAAGGTTAGCGGGTCTCAGGGGGGCGTTTGAGCTGCGAATCCTTTCAGAGGAAGCGAAAAGGAGAGCGCGCCAACGAGCCGCAGCCCGGAGCTGCCGacggctccccgccgcccggcgccgGGGTTTTCGGGCACCGCTTTCCCTGCAGAgacggggctgggggtcctggcCCTGCTcggggggctcagcccagctcctgggggtGCAGCTCCCCGGGACCCTCCCCACGCTCCGGCAGATCCAGCCGGAGGCGCGCCGCCGCCTTATCTCCCCAGAGCAGGCTCGGGGGCTCGCGGCTGGGATTTCTGATTAACCAAGTGAGGGCAAAAGAGCTATTCACGCTCAAAAAATCGTTTGAGGAGGGCAGGAAAGGCCAAGCCGAGCAGGCTGCCTTCCCGCAGCCCGCACCGCCAGCCCCTCTCCGGGCTGCGGGCAGCAGGGCGCAgcggggcgctgcgggagcAGGACGGGCAGCCCCCCGAGcagggacccccaccccaaaggAATCGTTCCCGCACTTTCTGGGGGCTGTGTTCTTCCTCAAACATAGTGTCGCAAATCGTGTCTGAAATTTAGATGCATCCATATGAAAAGGGGGATTTAAGGCAATTCCTGCGTGCCCAGCTTCATCCCCCTCTGCAACAAGCGTGGGTGTCCAAATGCCCCCCGGTTCCTGCACAGACTCCATGCTTACACCACAAAATTCCCCCCCCCTAACACCCTgtccccccaaaacctgctgctgggcatcacagcagagctgccagccGCAGTGCCGAgaaggccggggggggcagcttCTCCCCAAAACCCTGCCAAAATCctcccctggccctgctgccgaAGAACCAACCCACCTGGCGCAGACCTGGCGCAGGTCAGCCCGGACACGTGGCTTGGAGAAGCGACCCCGACCCCAGACACGTGCCTGGGCACCTACACAAGTGATGGCAGAGGCCAGAAGAGGCCCACCTCACCTCCAGCCGCCGCTGGAAGCCCCCCCTGCATTtattgccccccaccccagcagcagcggcgAGCTCCATCCCGGCTCCGCCGCCCCGTCCTCCCTCCGGCACCGCGGGGGGAACTCTGACAGGATAATGAAGAGTTGCACGGGGTACTATAAAAAGGCAATTAGACAAACTGCTGGATGGGGACCAGCTCCTGTGACCTAGTTAATAGCTCGGGGAATTTCAGGAGGgtagggaaggaaaatggagcCGTGGCAGCGCGCTGCGCAGGGCgagcggggctggaggaggaagggccGCAGCCGGCAGCCCCGcacccctgagcccccccagaaAAGCAGCCCCACGAGCATGGAGCTGACAGCCCTGCCCCGGCTCACACCTTTCCCTTCTTGCACATTTTCAGACCTTGCTGTCTGGGTGTTCAGGGTATGAGGTGAAGATGCTGCATGTGGTATAAACGCTCGCTCACGCTGCTGCCTGCTTCGTATCTGGGGTCTTGGGAAGGCTGAATTCATTCACAGGATGGTTTCCAAGTCAGAGACAATTAATTATAGGCAGAATTATAATTGCAATGGAAATGCACGATGGAATAACATCCAAAAGGAAAATCTCCGGGAGAATGCCCATAATGGATGggttggatttatttttttaattttactgagCACAAAATGGCTGCCTAAACTGCAGAGACATAAAACAAAGAGCAGGCAAAGGGCTGGGATACCATCACCACAGATTGACACGGCTTGTGGCTTAGCCCAGGAGAAAATCCACCTGAAGAATCCGTAAAAACTAAATAAAGGCTTCCTGATCTGACCTCAGTGTTTGCAAACAGGGATCTGTAAGAGGGAGACGACCTGTGCAGGAATTTCTGTGACTGCCACTTCCCAGAAGAGCCGCGATAAACCCTGATCATCTATAGACTAAACATTTATCATCATCTGACCACAACATGTTCTTAATGATACTTCCAATAAATTGGAATTAAATTTAACTCAGAGTTTGGCTTTATTGTTGTCATAAAAATTAAGTGATAGCCATCGGTTACTTGCGATGCCACATTCCCAGGTCTCTACAGGAGCAGTACTGGTCCCACGAGCTCAGCAGCACTTTCACTGACATAATACACAAAGCTCCATCACTGCCCAATTAAATATGCACGTATGTACACGCGCTTGTGTTTCACAGAGATGATTACAGACTAGGGAAGAGCATACTTCGTGTGTGCCAAGATTTTCATTtcaacttttaaataaatagccctcctctcctgcagctgtAGACTCCAAGTGCTGCTTTTCAAAACTGAGTTATCCCGCTCAGCTCTCTTCCTGCAGCACAAAGTTGAGCTTGTCTAGggattattttgtgtgtgtgatttcaAACTGAGTCCCAATGGCTGCAGCCTGTTGTCGCAGACCCTGTGGCCACGGCCACACGCGTATCCTTGCCCCCCTGCCTCCtgaccccagccctgctgcccgcagcaggctcagctcctggccagcagcacccagccccggcCTGGATCTGGCCCCGCTGCCCGGTCCTGAGCCTGGGAACTGAGGCTTCAAAGCACGGCAGAAAAACTGCTGTAATGGACAGGGGCTGGTCTGCAGAGGCAATTCCTTCCCGTGCAGTCTGTAGTCAGATGATGGCCCAGTAATGAAGAGGGTTTTTCTGTTCGTTTTTTTTTATCCTATATATTTATCATATAATttagaatgattttttcttcattttttaaggcCGTGCAGGCTCTGATGAAGGGCCTTGCAGAGCAGAGCGGCAGTGCTGGCAGCTTGCTCGCCTTTGCGGCTCAATTTCAGCGAGGTCCATCCCCATCTGCTCCTTTGCCTTCTCCATTTTGTGCCCGGGTCTGACAGAAGCACAACAACCGCACGGGCAGGCACCCGCATCTCCTGCCAGCACCGTCCCGGCACGTCGGGCTCATGGCTCTGAAGCCAGCTCCGCAGCCCCGCACGACCACGCAGCCCACATGCAGAGGTTGCCGTTTCCAAACCTGCAGCCTCCACGCGCTGGTGTCAGCAAGTATTTCTTGCCAgaagccaaaaataaaagccacgTAAGGGAAGCAGTCAAGGTCAGGGCCGCGCAAGGCGTAAGGAAAAGCAAGGAGCGCAGCGAGGTGCGGCACCGCTCCGTCCGAAGGGAAAGGCAGCTCAGCCCCCCATCAGTGCcaccacgtcctgctgctggaggggacGACCCGAAACGTCCGGCTGTGCTGGAGGTCACCAGCCCGCTGTGGGCCTGCTTCCAGCGGGAGAGGTTTGGGTGCTGGTGGgcaagggctgggggctgcactTGGCTCCTGCAGCGCGGGCAGAGCACcgctcttaaaaaataaagcaaacatcAGCGTCTCGTTTTGCAGAAAGGTTCCTCACACGTTGTCCTCTTTCATCTCACACGTTTCTGTGTGATCTGGGTGATCTGCAGCACCGGGGAACCCGCAGGGCCCCGGGACAGGCCGTTCAGCAGGAttcctgcagcagaagcagccatTTCGGCCCGGATCACCAGGGCACACACAGGTTTTGCCTGATGGCAGCCTCCGCACCAACAGGGGCTGAATCCCAGGCCTGTGCCTTTATCATGAGGAGCATCCACATTGTGCTTAGCCACTGACTCTGATTCCATTTGAAATGCTCTTTTCTTCCAGCCTGAaaaccattattattattatattttcttgGGTGTCAGTTTttggttctgtttgttttctttttttggttttggggttttcttctctcttgcaTTGGTTCTGTTTTACCTCTACAAAAGAGCCAGTACAGCAAGGAGCCTGGCGAAGCAGCACGGAGCCCCACCGTGCTCCCCGTGCatttctgctccttctcagtGAGAGAAAC of the Anser cygnoides isolate HZ-2024a breed goose chromosome 16, Taihu_goose_T2T_genome, whole genome shotgun sequence genome contains:
- the SLC32A1 gene encoding vesicular inhibitory amino acid transporter; protein product: MATLLRSKLSNVATSVSNKSQAKMSGMFARMGFQAATDEEAVGFAHCDDLDMEHRQGLQMDILKGEGGEEGGEPPLEGDIHYQRDGTGPLPPSASKDAGVCSELSGQGKPKITAWEAGWNVTNAIQGMFVLGLPYAILHGGYLGLFLIIFAAVVCCYTGKILIACLYEENEDGEIVRVRDSYVDIANACCAPRFPTLGGRIVNVAQIIELVMTCILYVVVSGNLMYNSFPNLPVSQKSWSIIATAVLLPCAFLKNLKAVSKFSLLCTLAHFVINILVIAYCLSRARDWAWDKVKFYIDVKKFPISIGIIVFSYTSQIFLPSLEGNMQNPKEFHCMMNWTHIAACILKGLFALVAYLTWADETKEVITDNLPSTIRAVVNIFLVAKALLSYPLPFFAAVEVLERSLFQDGNRAFFPNCYGGDGRLKSWGLTLRCALVVFTLLMAIYVPHFALLMGLTGSLTGAGLCFLLPSLFHLKLLWRKLLWHHVFFDVAIFVIGGICSVSGFIHSLEGLIEAFRTNAED